The sequence below is a genomic window from Rhizobium gallicum bv. gallicum R602sp.
GCCGAGGTCTTCGAGAAGCACCAAGGCGGTCATGAAGGGTTTTTCGGAGGGAACCCAGGCGCTGGTATAGGCGTCAGTCAGGACGATCTTCTCGTTTTCGACGACTTCCAGATAGACGCCGTGGTTTGGAAATTCCTGGCCTTCCGGGCTGCGCATGACGACAAGGCTCGAACCGCCCGGGCGAACGTCGCTTTCGACCTTGGACACGGTCCAGGGGCGCGGGACGAACCATTCCTTCATAAGTTCCGGATCGGTCCAGGCCTTGAATATCTTTTCGCGCGGGGCATCGAATTCGCGGACGAGAACGAGTTCATGTTTTGCATCGGCAATCATCTCAGCATTCCTCCTGTTGAACGAAACCTGTTTTCCATCAGGTTGTTACAAAGACGTGTCGCAATTTGCCGTTCCGACATCGCCCACGATTATTTCTTGAAGTTTATTTCGCAACCGGATGTGCCGGCTCGCTCTGCAGCTTGTCGATCTGCAGGCGGATGTGAGCCGCTTCGGCAGCTGAATTTGCAAGCGCGATCGCGCGGTCGAAGGCTTCGCGCGCCTCCCTCGCCCGGCCCATCTGCTTCAGCAGGCCGCCGCGCAGGCCATGAAAGTAGAAATAGCCGTCGAGCTTTTCACCGAGCGTTTCGACAAGCCGCAAGGCCTCCTCCGGTCCCTTAAGCTTCGAAATCGCAACCGCCCGGTTGAGCGTGACGACCGGGGACGGCTGAAGGCGCTCGAGCACGCGGTAGAGCAGATCGATCTCTTCCCAGTCCGTGTCTTCGGCTCGCTTCGCCCGGGAATGAATAGCCGCAATTGCCGCCTGCAACTGATAGGGTCCGGGCCGGCGGTGGCGGATCGCCTTGTCGAGCAGATTCAGCGCTTCGTTGATCAAAGCATGATTCCAACGCGAGCGGTCCTGATCTTCGAGCAGTACCAGTTCGCCATTTGCCTCGAAGCGCGCGTCGCGCCGCGAGATCTGCAGCAGCATCAGCGCCAAGAGCCCCATGATCTCCGGCTCGCCCGGAAAGATGCGAAGCAGGAGGCGGCCGAGCCGGATCGCCTCATCGCTGAAGGCGGCCGCCTCGCGTTTCGGATCGCCCTGCGAATAGCCCTCGTTGAAGATCAGGTAGATCATCGTCGAGACGATCGAAAGACGCTCCGCCCGCTCCTCGGGACCCGGCGTCTCGAACGGCACGCCGGCTTTCGCAACGCGTGCCTTGGCGCGGGTAATCCGCTGCT
It includes:
- a CDS encoding SRPBCC family protein, whose protein sequence is MIADAKHELVLVREFDAPREKIFKAWTDPELMKEWFVPRPWTVSKVESDVRPGGSSLVVMRSPEGQEFPNHGVYLEVVENEKIVLTDAYTSAWVPSEKPFMTALVLLEDLGNGRTKYTAKALHWRAEDKEEHEKMGFHEGWGKAADQLAELLARI
- a CDS encoding RNA polymerase sigma factor — translated: MTDIAWIDVALTAARPKALGALLRYFRNLDIAEEAFQEACLRAIRTWPEKGPPRDPTAWLIFVGRNSGIDAVRKQAKTQALPDEDLISDKEDAESDIADRLDESNYRDDILRLLFICCHPDLPATQQIALALRIVSGLSVPQIARAFLVGESAMEQRITRAKARVAKAGVPFETPGPEERAERLSIVSTMIYLIFNEGYSQGDPKREAAAFSDEAIRLGRLLLRIFPGEPEIMGLLALMLLQISRRDARFEANGELVLLEDQDRSRWNHALINEALNLLDKAIRHRRPGPYQLQAAIAAIHSRAKRAEDTDWEEIDLLYRVLERLQPSPVVTLNRAVAISKLKGPEEALRLVETLGEKLDGYFYFHGLRGGLLKQMGRAREAREAFDRAIALANSAAEAAHIRLQIDKLQSEPAHPVAK